In Deltaproteobacteria bacterium, the following proteins share a genomic window:
- the aroF gene encoding 3-deoxy-7-phosphoheptulonate synthase produces MIVVMKVGAAKRQVDAVTQGVTKLGFKPHVIHGEDRIVIACIGHEKKKSDLYDLQSLDGVDSVVPISKPYKLASRETRKEPSVIKVTDTISVGGKQICVMAGPCSVESETQLMETARAVKKAGAQLLRGGAFKPRTSPYEFQGLEEEGLKILAKARKETGLPIITEVMGPEDVELVDRYADVLQVGARNVQNFSLLKELGKLKKPVFLKRGMSTTIREWLLSAEYILTGGNSRVILCERGIRTFETSTRNTLDLNAIPVVKGQTHLPIVVDPSHGTGNWSYVIPMALAGIAAGADGIMVEVHPNPEVALSDGGQSLTFKRFEELMEKLSKIAQAVGRTL; encoded by the coding sequence ATGATTGTGGTCATGAAGGTCGGCGCGGCCAAGAGACAAGTCGACGCCGTCACGCAAGGGGTCACAAAGCTCGGGTTCAAACCTCACGTTATTCATGGCGAGGATCGGATCGTCATCGCCTGTATCGGGCATGAGAAGAAAAAATCGGACCTTTACGACCTTCAGAGTCTGGATGGGGTCGATTCCGTTGTCCCGATTTCAAAGCCGTACAAGCTCGCCAGCCGGGAGACCCGCAAAGAGCCATCCGTCATTAAGGTGACTGACACCATTTCAGTCGGTGGAAAGCAGATTTGTGTCATGGCGGGTCCCTGCTCTGTGGAGAGTGAGACGCAACTCATGGAGACAGCCCGGGCCGTCAAAAAGGCGGGGGCCCAGCTCCTTCGAGGCGGCGCCTTTAAGCCGCGGACCTCTCCGTACGAGTTTCAGGGATTAGAGGAGGAGGGTCTGAAGATACTGGCCAAGGCGAGAAAAGAGACCGGGCTTCCGATCATCACCGAGGTGATGGGACCGGAAGATGTTGAGTTGGTCGATCGCTATGCCGATGTCCTTCAAGTAGGGGCACGAAACGTCCAAAACTTTTCGCTCCTCAAGGAACTCGGAAAGCTGAAAAAACCGGTTTTTCTGAAGCGGGGGATGTCAACGACGATCCGCGAGTGGCTTCTCTCGGCCGAGTATATCCTGACCGGTGGCAACTCCAGGGTGATCCTTTGCGAGCGTGGCATACGGACCTTCGAAACCTCGACCCGCAATACACTCGATCTCAACGCGATCCCGGTTGTGAAGGGACAAACCCACCTGCCGATTGTTGTTGATCCCTCCCATGGCACAGGGAACTGGTCTTATGTCATCCCGATGGCGTTGGCCGGAATTGCGGCGGGGGCCGATGGCATCATGGTGGAGGTCCACCCCAATCCGGAGGTTGCCCTCTCCGACGGCGGTCAGTCCCTCACCTTCAAACGATTTGAGGAGTTGATGGAAAAACTGAGCAAAATCGCCCAAGCAGTTGGGAGGACACTTTGA
- a CDS encoding DUF507 family protein, with protein sequence MHLKKEEIARLAHQIGENLKKSGVVFKVEERRIVEKVETVIQKNVDDEHRIEDEVKKLMEQYRAQIATGSVDPQKVYMMIKKQVAKDRKFIL encoded by the coding sequence ATGCACCTCAAAAAAGAAGAGATCGCCCGGCTGGCGCATCAGATTGGCGAAAATCTCAAAAAAAGCGGGGTTGTCTTCAAGGTGGAGGAGAGACGGATCGTTGAAAAGGTCGAGACGGTGATTCAAAAGAATGTTGATGACGAACACCGGATTGAAGACGAGGTCAAAAAGCTCATGGAGCAGTATCGTGCCCAGATTGCCACGGGTTCGGTTGACCCTCAAAAGGTTTATATGATGATCAAGAAGCAGGTCGCAAAGGACAGAAAATTCATTTTATGA
- a CDS encoding DUF507 family protein: MKPSDDRINHVAHLIHDRLYHEDFVDYPDEDKALREIKKTLIHFFQVDEEADQAAQEKIASLKREVLPGSREWEVLYRKYFEEELAKRGRG, translated from the coding sequence ATGAAGCCGTCTGATGATCGCATCAACCACGTTGCCCATTTGATCCACGACCGGCTCTACCACGAGGATTTTGTTGATTACCCCGATGAAGATAAGGCCCTTCGGGAGATCAAAAAGACCCTTATTCATTTTTTTCAGGTCGATGAAGAGGCGGATCAGGCGGCACAGGAAAAGATCGCCTCGCTGAAGAGGGAGGTTTTACCCGGGAGCCGCGAGTGGGAGGTTCTCTACCGGAAGTATTTCGAGGAGGAATTGGCCAAGAGGGGGCGGGGATGA
- the gap gene encoding type I glyceraldehyde-3-phosphate dehydrogenase, with amino-acid sequence MTVRVGINGLGRIGKGIVSAWVERNFEGAEIVMINDKTEAAHFAHLLKYDSVHGHLHADLRADGNVLVIGGSKRILLCSHKSPAEIPWGEQGVDVVLECTGKFTDKSEAEKHLHNGVKKVIISAPAKNPDATFVIGVNEKEYDPSRHHVVSNASCTTNCLAPVAKILNDFLGIERGFMTTIHSYTNDQNILDKYHKDLRRARAGNLSMIPTTTGAAKAIGAVIPELSGKFDGLAVRVPTANVSIVDLVVNVKKETTVEEVNGLFREMEIGRYRGILSTSRAPLVSIDFNGSWDSAIVDLPLTNVNGGRMVKVMVWYDNETGFSHRMLDLAIMIGERLS; translated from the coding sequence ATGACAGTCAGGGTCGGTATCAACGGACTTGGACGGATCGGTAAGGGGATTGTCAGCGCCTGGGTGGAGAGAAATTTTGAGGGGGCCGAGATTGTCATGATCAATGACAAGACGGAGGCGGCCCATTTTGCCCATCTTCTGAAGTACGATTCCGTTCACGGCCACCTTCACGCCGACCTTCGTGCGGATGGAAATGTCCTTGTGATTGGTGGCTCGAAGAGGATTCTCCTCTGTTCCCACAAGTCTCCGGCTGAAATCCCGTGGGGAGAACAGGGGGTTGATGTCGTCCTGGAGTGTACGGGAAAATTCACCGACAAGAGTGAGGCAGAAAAACACCTGCACAATGGCGTTAAAAAGGTGATTATTTCGGCGCCTGCCAAGAATCCTGATGCCACCTTTGTTATCGGTGTTAATGAAAAGGAGTATGATCCTTCCAGGCACCATGTCGTTTCCAACGCCTCTTGTACGACGAACTGTCTTGCCCCTGTCGCCAAAATACTCAACGATTTTCTGGGGATTGAACGTGGTTTCATGACGACGATCCATTCGTATACGAATGATCAGAACATTTTAGACAAATATCACAAGGATCTGCGTCGGGCTCGGGCTGGTAACCTTTCGATGATTCCAACAACGACGGGGGCCGCCAAAGCGATCGGCGCGGTGATTCCGGAGCTCTCCGGAAAATTTGATGGTCTGGCGGTTCGGGTCCCGACGGCCAATGTTTCCATTGTTGATCTCGTGGTCAATGTCAAAAAAGAGACAACCGTTGAGGAGGTGAACGGGCTCTTCCGTGAGATGGAAATAGGTCGTTACCGCGGTATTCTCTCCACCTCCAGGGCGCCGCTCGTTTCGATCGATTTTAATGGTTCTTGGGATTCGGCGATTGTCGACCTGCCGCTGACCAACGTGAACGGCGGACGGATGGTCAAGGTAATGGTTTGGTATGACAACGAGACCGGGTTTAGCCACCGGATGCTCGATTTGGCGATCATGATCGGAGAGCGTCTTTCCTAG